A genome region from Methylobacterium sp. FF17 includes the following:
- a CDS encoding sigma-70 family RNA polymerase sigma factor produces MPSDAMTLPAEAKRHDPVLPLAVRMHLGLQLQALYGPPPELDEAEPIQALLRQLDAVLASQGEALSAEIRAGMTAQMPGLLRFALSLTKDRSRAEDLVQETLMRGWRSRHTYQPGTNLGAWLTMILRNTFYTYHRRRTYEVEDPDDRHAGSMTIAPSQEDGLHLQDMQAALAQLSAEHRETLVLIVLNDLSYEEAAVAMGCKVGTVKSRVSRARERLTHILGLEGVGWERHDP; encoded by the coding sequence ATGCCTTCCGACGCCATGACTCTACCCGCCGAAGCGAAGCGCCATGATCCGGTCCTGCCCCTTGCCGTGCGCATGCACCTGGGACTGCAGCTCCAGGCCCTATATGGACCACCACCGGAACTGGACGAGGCCGAACCGATCCAAGCGCTGCTACGCCAACTCGACGCGGTGTTGGCCTCGCAAGGCGAAGCGTTGTCCGCCGAGATCCGGGCCGGGATGACAGCCCAGATGCCGGGGTTGCTGCGTTTTGCGTTGTCGCTCACCAAGGACCGTAGCCGGGCGGAGGACCTCGTTCAGGAAACCCTGATGCGGGGCTGGCGAAGCCGGCATACCTACCAGCCGGGCACCAACCTGGGCGCTTGGCTGACGATGATCCTGCGCAACACCTTCTACACCTACCATCGCAGGCGGACATACGAGGTCGAGGATCCGGACGATAGGCATGCAGGATCCATGACCATCGCGCCTTCGCAGGAGGACGGCCTCCACCTGCAGGACATGCAAGCCGCCTTGGCGCAGCTTTCCGCCGAGCATCGAGAGACGCTGGTGCTGATCGTCCTGAACGACCTCAGCTATGAGGAGGCCGCCGTGGCGATGGGTTGCAAGGTCGGGACGGTCAAGAGCCGCGTGTCGCGGGCGCGCGAGAGGCTGACGCACATCCTCGGCCTTGAAGGCGTGGGATGGGAACGCCACGATCCGTAG